The Neovison vison isolate M4711 chromosome 10, ASM_NN_V1, whole genome shotgun sequence genome has a segment encoding these proteins:
- the PACC1 gene encoding proton-activated chloride channel isoform X2 yields the protein MAVAVFLVYQTITDFREKLKHPVMSVSYKEVDRYDAPGIALYPGQAQLLSCKHYYEVIPPLRSPGQPGDMDCTTQRINYTDPFSNQTLKSALIVQGPREVKKRELVFLQFRLNESSEDFSAIDYLLFSSFQEFLRSPDRVGFMQACESAYSSWKFSGGFRTWVKMSLVKTKEEDGREAVEFRQETSVVNYNDQRPAAERSAQLFFVVFEWKDPFIQKVQDIITANPWNTIALLCGAFLALFKAAEFAKLSVKWMIKIRKRYLKKRGQAANHIS from the exons ATGGCCGTGGCCGTCTTCCTGGTCTACCAGACCATCACAGACTTCCGAGAGAAGCTCAAGCACCCCGTCATGTCGGTGTCTTACAAGGAGGTGGATCGCTATGACGCCCCAG GGATTGCTCTGTACCCGGGTCAGGCCCAGCTGCTCAGCTGCAAGCACTATTACGAGGTCATTCCACCTCTGAGGAGCCCCGGCCAGCCGGGTGACatggactgcaccacccagaggATCAACTACACGGACCCTTTCTCCAACCAGACCCTG AAATCCGCCCTGATTGTGCAGGGGCCCCGCGAGGTGAAGAAGCGCGAGCTGGTCTTCCTCCAGTTCCGCCTGAACGAGAGCAGCGAGGACTTCAGCGCCATCGATTACCTCCTCTTCTCGTCCTTCCAGGAGTTCCTGCGCAG CCCAGACAGGGTGGGCTTCATGCAGGCCTGCGAGAGCGCCTATTCCAGCTGGAAGTTTTCCGGGGGCTTCCGCACGTGGGTCAAGATGTCCCTGGTGAAGACGAAGGAAGAGGACGGGCGGGAGGCGGTGGAGTTCCGGCAGGAG ACCAGCGTGGTCAACTACAATGACCAGAGGCCAGCCGCCGAAAGGAGCGCTCAGTTGTTTTTTGTGgtctttgaatggaaagatcCTTTCATCCAGAAAGTCCAAGAT ATAATCACCGCCAATCCTTGGAACACAATCGCCCTTCTCTGTGGGGCCTTCCTGGCGTTGTTTAAAGCAGCAGAGTTTGCCAAACTGAGTGTGAAGTGGATGATCAAAATTAGGAAGAGATACCTTAAAAAAAGAGGTCAGGCAGCAAACCACATAAGCTGA